From a single Callithrix jacchus isolate 240 chromosome 5, calJac240_pri, whole genome shotgun sequence genomic region:
- the PNMT gene encoding phenylethanolamine N-methyltransferase isoform X3 has product MEAEMFGQERETARISPLSLAGEVSGRTLIDIGSGPTVYQLLSACSHFEDITMTDFLEVNRQELGRWLREEPGAFNWSVYSQHACLIEGKGESWQEKERQLRARVKRVLPIDVHQLQPLGAGSPAPLPADALVSAFCLEAVSPDLASFQRALDHITTLLRPGGHLLLIGALEESWYLAGEARLTVVPVSEEEVREALVRSGYEVRDLRTYSMPARLQTGVDDVKGIFFAWAQKKVGL; this is encoded by the exons atggaggcagagaTGTTCGGCCAGGAGCGAGAAACCGCCAGGATTTCCCCACTAAGCCTGGCTG GTGAGGTATCCGGACGCACCCTCATCGACATTGGTTCAGGCCCCACTGTGTACCAGCTGCTCAGCGCCTGCAGCCACTTTGAAGACATCACCATGACAGATTTCCTGGAGGTCAACCGCCAGGAGCTGGGGCGCTGGTTGCGGGAGGAACCGGGGGCCTTCAACTGGAGCGTGTACAGCCAGCATGCCTGCCTCATTGAGGGCAAGGG GGAATCCTGGCAAGAGAAGGAGCGCCAACTGCGAGCCAGGGTGAAGCGAGTCCTGCCCATTGATGTGCACCAGCTCCAGCCCCTAGGTGCTGGGAGCCCAGCACCCCTGCCTGCCGATGCCCTGGTCTCTGCCTTCTGCTTGGAGGCTGTAAGCCCAGATCTTGCCAGCTTCCAGCGGGCCCTGGACCACATCACCACACTGCTGAGGCCTGGAGGGCACCTCCTCCTCATTGGGGCCCTGGAGGAGTCGTGGTATCTAGCTGGGGAGGCCAGGCTGACGGTGGTGCCAGTGTCTGAGGAGGAGGTGAGAGAGGCCCTGGTGCGTAGCGGCTACGAGGTCCGGGACCTCCGTACCTACAGCATGCCTGCCCGCCTTCAGACAGGTGTAGACGACGTCAAGGGCATCTTTTTCGCCTGGGCTCAGAAGAAGGTAGGGCTGTGA
- the PNMT gene encoding phenylethanolamine N-methyltransferase isoform X1, producing the protein MSGADPDSAPGRAAVASAYQRFEPRAYLRNNYAPPRGDLSSPDGVGPWKLRCLAQTFATGEVSGRTLIDIGSGPTVYQLLSACSHFEDITMTDFLEVNRQELGRWLREEPGAFNWSVYSQHACLIEGKGESWQEKERQLRARVKRVLPIDVHQLQPLGAGSPAPLPADALVSAFCLEAVSPDLASFQRALDHITTLLRPGGHLLLIGALEESWYLAGEARLTVVPVSEEEVREALVRSGYEVRDLRTYSMPARLQTGVDDVKGIFFAWAQKKVGL; encoded by the exons ATGAGCGGCGCAGACCCTGACTCGGCCCCGGGCCGGGCGGCGGTGGCCTCGGCCTACCAGCGCTTCGAGCCCCGCGCCTACCTCCGCAACAACTACGCGCCCCCTCGCGGGGACCTGAGCAGCCCCGACGGCGTCGGGCCGTGGAAGCTGCGCTGCTTGGCGCAGACTTTCGCCACAG GTGAGGTATCCGGACGCACCCTCATCGACATTGGTTCAGGCCCCACTGTGTACCAGCTGCTCAGCGCCTGCAGCCACTTTGAAGACATCACCATGACAGATTTCCTGGAGGTCAACCGCCAGGAGCTGGGGCGCTGGTTGCGGGAGGAACCGGGGGCCTTCAACTGGAGCGTGTACAGCCAGCATGCCTGCCTCATTGAGGGCAAGGG GGAATCCTGGCAAGAGAAGGAGCGCCAACTGCGAGCCAGGGTGAAGCGAGTCCTGCCCATTGATGTGCACCAGCTCCAGCCCCTAGGTGCTGGGAGCCCAGCACCCCTGCCTGCCGATGCCCTGGTCTCTGCCTTCTGCTTGGAGGCTGTAAGCCCAGATCTTGCCAGCTTCCAGCGGGCCCTGGACCACATCACCACACTGCTGAGGCCTGGAGGGCACCTCCTCCTCATTGGGGCCCTGGAGGAGTCGTGGTATCTAGCTGGGGAGGCCAGGCTGACGGTGGTGCCAGTGTCTGAGGAGGAGGTGAGAGAGGCCCTGGTGCGTAGCGGCTACGAGGTCCGGGACCTCCGTACCTACAGCATGCCTGCCCGCCTTCAGACAGGTGTAGACGACGTCAAGGGCATCTTTTTCGCCTGGGCTCAGAAGAAGGTAGGGCTGTGA
- the PGAP3 gene encoding GPI-specific phospholipase A2-like PGAP3, producing the protein MAGRAARLVLLAGAAALASGSQGDREPVYRDCVLKCEEQNCSGGALKHFRSRQPIYMSLAGWTCRDDCKYECMWVTVGLYLQEGHRVPQFHGKWPFSRFLFFQEPASAVASFLNGLASLVMLCRYRTFVPVSSPMYHTCVAFAWVSLNAWFWSTVFHTRDTDLTEKMDYFCASTVILHSIYLCCVRTVGLQHPAVLSAFRALLLLMLTAHVSYLSLIRFDYGYNLVANVAIGLVNVAWWLAWCLWNQRRLPHVRKCVVVVLLLQGLSLLELLDFPPLFWVLDAHAIWHISTIPVHVLFFSFLEDDSLYLLKESEAKFKRD; encoded by the exons ATGGCCGGCCGGGCGGCGCGGTTGGTCCTGCTAGCTGGGGCCGCGGCCCTGGCGAGCGGCTCCCAGGGCGACCGTGAGCCGGTGTACCGCGATTGCGTACTGAAGTGCGAAGAGCAGAACTGCTCGGGGGGCGCTCTGAAGCACTTCCGCTCCCGCCAGCCAATCTACATGAGTCTAGCAG GCTGGACCTGTCGGGACGACTGTAAGTATGAGTGTATGTGGGTCACCGTTGGGCTCTACCTCCAGGAAGGTCACAGAGTGCCTCAGTTCCATGGCAAG TGGCCCTTCTCCCGGTTCCTGTTCTTTCAAGAGCCAGCATCTGCTGTGGCCTCTTTTCTCAATGGCCTGGCCAGCCTGGTGATGCTCTGCCGCTACCGCACCTTCGTGCCAGTGTCCTCCCCCATGTACCACACCTGTGTGGCCTTTGCCTGG GTGTCCCTCAATGCATGGTTTTGGTCCACAGTCTTCCACACCAGGGACACCGACCTCACAGAG AAAATGGACTACTTCTGTGCCTCCACAGTCATCCTACACTCAATCTATCTGTGCTGCGTCAG GACCGTGGGGTTGCAGCACCCAGCTGTGCTCAGTGCCTTCCGGGCTCTCCTGCTGCTAATGCTGACCGCGCATgtctcctacctgagcctcatCCGCTTCGACTATGGCTACAACCTGGTGGCCAACGTGGCTATTG GCCTGGTCAACGTGGCATGGTGGCTGGCCTGGTGCCTGTGGAACCAGCGACGGCTGCCTCACGTGCGCAAGTGCGTGGTGGTGGTCTTGCTGCTGCAGGGGCTGTCCCTGCTGGAGCTACTGGACTTCCCACCACTCTTCTGGGTCCTGGATGCCCACGCCATCTGGCACATCAGCACCATCCCCGTCCATGTCCTCTTTTTCAG CTTTCTGGAAGATGACAGCTTGTATCTGCTGAAGGAATCAGAAGCCAAGTTTAAGCGGGACTAA
- the TCAP gene encoding telethonin, giving the protein MATSELSCQVSEENCERQEAFWAEWKDLILSTRPEEGCSLHEEDTQRHETYHQQGQCQALVQHSPWLVMRMGILGRGLQEYQLPYQRVLPLPIFTPAKMGATKEERADTPIQLQELLALETALGGQCVDRQEVAEITKQLPPVVTVSKPGPLRRSLSRSMSQEAQRG; this is encoded by the exons ATGGCTACCTCAGAGCTGAGCTGCCAGGTGTCCGAGGAGAACTGTGAGCGCCAGGAGGCCTTCTGGGCCGAATGGAAGGATCTGATACTGTCCACACGGCCCGAGGAGGG cTGCTCCCTGCATGAGGAGGACACCCAGAGACATGAGACCTACCACCAGCAAGGGCAGTGCCAGGCGCTGGTGCAGCACTCACCCTGGCTGGTGATGCGGATGGGCATCCTCGGCCGTGGGCTGCAGGAGTACCAGCTGCCCTACCAGCGGGTACTGCCACTGCCCATCTTCACCCCTGCCAAGATGGGCGCCACCAAGGAAGAGCGTGCGGACACCCCGATCCAGCTGCAGGAGCTGCTTGCGCTGGAGACAGCTCTGGGTGGCCAGTGTGTGGACCGCCAGGAGGTGGCTGAGATCACCAAGCAGCTGCCTCCCGTGGTGACCGTCAGCAAGCCTGGTCCCCTTCGTCGCTCCCTGTCCCGGTCCATGTCCCAGGAAGCGCAGAGAGGCTGA
- the PNMT gene encoding phenylethanolamine N-methyltransferase isoform X2, giving the protein MFQPGCLSPGDFLLGTGGWGGHRGGLNQAGPGTHRGEVSGRTLIDIGSGPTVYQLLSACSHFEDITMTDFLEVNRQELGRWLREEPGAFNWSVYSQHACLIEGKGESWQEKERQLRARVKRVLPIDVHQLQPLGAGSPAPLPADALVSAFCLEAVSPDLASFQRALDHITTLLRPGGHLLLIGALEESWYLAGEARLTVVPVSEEEVREALVRSGYEVRDLRTYSMPARLQTGVDDVKGIFFAWAQKKVGL; this is encoded by the exons ATGTTCCAACCTGGCTGCCTCTCCCCAGGAGACTTTCTCCTGGGGACAGGCGGGTGGGGAGGGCACAGAGGAGGCCTGAATCAAGCAGGGCCAGGAACCCACCGTG GTGAGGTATCCGGACGCACCCTCATCGACATTGGTTCAGGCCCCACTGTGTACCAGCTGCTCAGCGCCTGCAGCCACTTTGAAGACATCACCATGACAGATTTCCTGGAGGTCAACCGCCAGGAGCTGGGGCGCTGGTTGCGGGAGGAACCGGGGGCCTTCAACTGGAGCGTGTACAGCCAGCATGCCTGCCTCATTGAGGGCAAGGG GGAATCCTGGCAAGAGAAGGAGCGCCAACTGCGAGCCAGGGTGAAGCGAGTCCTGCCCATTGATGTGCACCAGCTCCAGCCCCTAGGTGCTGGGAGCCCAGCACCCCTGCCTGCCGATGCCCTGGTCTCTGCCTTCTGCTTGGAGGCTGTAAGCCCAGATCTTGCCAGCTTCCAGCGGGCCCTGGACCACATCACCACACTGCTGAGGCCTGGAGGGCACCTCCTCCTCATTGGGGCCCTGGAGGAGTCGTGGTATCTAGCTGGGGAGGCCAGGCTGACGGTGGTGCCAGTGTCTGAGGAGGAGGTGAGAGAGGCCCTGGTGCGTAGCGGCTACGAGGTCCGGGACCTCCGTACCTACAGCATGCCTGCCCGCCTTCAGACAGGTGTAGACGACGTCAAGGGCATCTTTTTCGCCTGGGCTCAGAAGAAGGTAGGGCTGTGA